The following coding sequences are from one Granulicella sp. L56 window:
- a CDS encoding glycoside hydrolase family 38 C-terminal domain-containing protein, producing the protein MKRRDVLKGLSIVAGGALCTTPALSAFALDGDKPVAAPPMAMAIRGLVRKDGKLMQPIQISVQNAGADAAVVTTLDGREIDRRTLASGQRTFNVLIDAVTEARDGSVTVKVGENTSSAVMKLQPVRKVLVYVLPHSHHDLGYTDLQANVEEKQMQNITLGMELAKKTAGYPEGSRFVWNLEVLWGADLFMRRRPQVERDAFVEAVKKGWVAINGMYANELTGLCRPEELMQLFRYGTELGKTCGVRVDSAMISDVPGYTWGTVTAMAQAGIRYFSAAPNFFDRIGSLMEQWQDKPFWAFSPSGKEKVLVWIPWTGYAMSHVMKLSPEWVGKYQDRLDTAGFKYDISYIRWSGHGDNAVPDPELSKFIKGWNEEYEWPKFHISSTSEAFSAFEKRHGSEVPEMHGDLTPYWEDGAGSSALETKLNRVAADRLTQAEALGAMFSPAALSTAKVNEAWRNILLYSEHTWGAWCSVSDSESDFTKKQWDVKRQFAVDAESISKSLLDEALKSAGAGADAAAIDVHNSTSWPRSELVVLSAAMSSTGDHVKTEHGASMPSQRLSTGELAFLAHDVPAFGSARFHLSRAKALAPAKHVTFKDGLLENGMVRVKIDAATGDLVEMSLHGKTENLIDRSQGQAVNEYLFLEGSDVSKVQQSGTATIHVEEAGPLVVSVRVESSAPGCNSLVRRVRLVAGEEHVELTNVVDKKRAPLNPHPGKGGPGDDFAQREAKESVQFTFPFAVRDGAMRMDIPLGMMRPEIDQLPGACKNWLPVGRWIDVSNAEHGVTWVTLDAPLVEVGEISANMLGSQRDPKLWRKNIAPTQKFYSWAMNNHWGTNYRAYQEGVVEFRYALRPHAGYDAAAASRFAIGLSQPLVTTVASAGAVKPALLRLEPQDVLALALKTSDDGAGTVIRLFGASGEEKRAKLTWAAPMAPQLWISDLSEQRVNRVQHEVTVAGWDLVTLRADHA; encoded by the coding sequence ATGAAGCGACGGGACGTATTAAAGGGTCTTTCGATTGTGGCTGGTGGAGCGTTGTGTACCACGCCTGCCTTGTCGGCGTTTGCACTGGATGGCGATAAACCTGTGGCTGCGCCTCCGATGGCGATGGCGATTCGTGGCCTGGTGAGGAAAGACGGCAAGCTGATGCAGCCCATTCAGATCTCCGTGCAAAATGCGGGCGCGGATGCTGCGGTGGTGACGACGCTCGATGGCAGGGAGATCGACAGGAGGACGCTCGCTTCGGGACAGCGCACCTTCAACGTACTGATTGATGCGGTGACGGAGGCACGCGATGGTTCGGTCACGGTGAAGGTGGGAGAGAACACAAGCTCTGCGGTGATGAAGCTGCAGCCGGTTCGCAAGGTGCTGGTCTATGTGCTGCCGCACTCGCATCACGATCTTGGGTATACGGACCTGCAGGCAAATGTGGAAGAGAAGCAGATGCAGAACATCACGCTGGGAATGGAGCTGGCGAAGAAGACGGCGGGGTATCCGGAGGGCTCGCGGTTTGTGTGGAATCTCGAAGTGTTGTGGGGGGCTGATCTGTTTATGCGGCGTAGGCCGCAGGTGGAGAGAGATGCGTTTGTCGAAGCGGTGAAGAAGGGGTGGGTGGCCATCAATGGAATGTATGCGAATGAGCTGACGGGGCTGTGTCGTCCTGAAGAGCTGATGCAGCTATTCCGGTATGGGACGGAGTTGGGAAAGACGTGCGGCGTGCGTGTGGACTCGGCGATGATCAGCGATGTGCCGGGGTATACGTGGGGCACGGTGACGGCGATGGCGCAGGCGGGCATACGGTATTTTTCTGCTGCGCCGAATTTCTTCGACCGCATTGGAAGCCTGATGGAGCAGTGGCAGGACAAGCCGTTCTGGGCGTTTTCGCCTTCAGGCAAGGAGAAGGTGTTGGTGTGGATTCCGTGGACGGGCTATGCGATGTCGCATGTGATGAAGTTGAGTCCGGAGTGGGTGGGCAAGTATCAGGATCGCCTGGATACGGCTGGATTTAAATATGACATCTCTTATATTCGCTGGTCGGGACATGGAGACAATGCGGTGCCCGATCCGGAGCTGAGCAAGTTTATTAAAGGATGGAACGAGGAGTATGAGTGGCCGAAGTTTCATATCTCGTCGACGAGTGAGGCGTTCTCCGCGTTTGAGAAGCGGCATGGCAGCGAGGTGCCGGAGATGCATGGAGACCTGACGCCGTATTGGGAGGATGGTGCGGGATCGTCGGCGCTGGAGACGAAGCTGAATCGCGTGGCGGCGGACCGGCTGACTCAGGCGGAGGCGCTAGGCGCGATGTTCTCGCCTGCGGCCCTGAGCACGGCGAAGGTGAATGAGGCGTGGCGGAATATTCTGTTGTACTCCGAGCACACGTGGGGAGCGTGGTGCAGCGTGTCGGATTCGGAGAGCGACTTTACCAAAAAGCAGTGGGACGTGAAGCGGCAGTTCGCGGTGGATGCGGAGAGTATATCGAAGTCGCTGCTGGATGAGGCACTGAAGTCTGCGGGTGCAGGCGCGGATGCTGCGGCGATTGATGTGCATAATTCGACTTCGTGGCCTCGGAGCGAACTGGTGGTGCTATCGGCTGCCATGTCCTCCACAGGAGACCATGTAAAGACGGAGCACGGCGCTTCTATGCCGTCACAGAGATTGTCTACGGGAGAGCTGGCGTTTCTGGCGCATGATGTTCCGGCGTTTGGCAGCGCGAGGTTTCATCTTTCGCGGGCGAAGGCATTGGCTCCCGCGAAGCATGTGACGTTCAAGGACGGCCTGCTCGAAAATGGGATGGTGCGGGTGAAGATCGATGCGGCGACCGGCGATCTGGTGGAGATGTCACTGCACGGCAAGACGGAGAATTTGATCGATCGTAGCCAGGGGCAAGCGGTGAATGAGTATCTCTTCCTCGAAGGGAGCGATGTATCGAAGGTGCAGCAGAGCGGGACGGCTACGATCCATGTCGAAGAGGCGGGGCCGCTGGTGGTTTCGGTGCGCGTCGAATCATCTGCGCCGGGATGCAATAGCCTGGTGCGCAGGGTTCGGCTGGTCGCGGGGGAGGAGCATGTCGAGTTGACGAATGTTGTCGACAAGAAACGTGCGCCGTTGAATCCTCATCCCGGCAAAGGTGGACCGGGAGATGACTTCGCGCAGCGGGAGGCGAAGGAGAGCGTGCAGTTCACGTTTCCATTTGCCGTACGCGATGGTGCGATGCGGATGGATATTCCGCTGGGGATGATGAGGCCGGAGATCGACCAGCTTCCGGGAGCGTGCAAGAACTGGCTTCCGGTAGGGCGTTGGATCGATGTATCGAATGCGGAGCATGGTGTGACCTGGGTGACGCTGGATGCGCCTCTGGTGGAGGTGGGCGAGATCTCGGCAAACATGCTGGGATCGCAGCGTGACCCGAAGCTGTGGCGTAAAAACATTGCACCGACGCAGAAGTTTTATTCGTGGGCGATGAACAATCATTGGGGAACGAACTATCGGGCGTATCAGGAAGGCGTGGTCGAGTTTCGCTATGCATTGCGGCCTCATGCCGGGTACGACGCGGCGGCCGCGAGCCGGTTCGCGATTGGACTCTCACAGCCGCTGGTGACGACGGTGGCGAGTGCTGGTGCGGTGAAACCTGCGCTGCTGCGGCTTGAGCCGCAGGATGTGCTCGCGCTGGCATTGAAGACGAGCGACGATGGCGCTGGAACGGTGATTCGGTTGTTCGGCGCTTCTGGCGAAGAGAAGCGGGCGAAGTTGACGTGGGCTGCCCCGATGGCTCCGCAGCTTTGGATCAGTGACCTGAGTGAGCAACGGGTGAATCGTGTGCAGCATGAGGTGACGGTTGCGGGGTGGGACCTTGTTACTCTGCGCGCCGATCATGCTTGA
- a CDS encoding alpha-L-arabinofuranosidase C-terminal domain-containing protein codes for MSRISAFTKSFLQVASVTALTWMATYPLSAQITNNAAVTDTPIEVHILRTEAPEAIPTSVFGSFLEPIGKSTYGGLWADALENPSFEDGLWSAGNIAGMLHARPELRRASQLGIPLPWEPLDQAQGNRYQPVWGDAANSTRSLLVMSLPGKEVGIRQMVYLPVHRELTYTGSIWLKHIEGPADVTVSLRTHDQKDSILVAQSLNAAATAWTKFTFTLVLKPGQVAPLAPVDFVLALKNDARVEVDQASLMPADNIDGMDPDVIAMARDLHSPLIRFGGNFTSAYDWKDGIGPRDKRVGKLNVSWGIPEYNTFGTDEFLEFCKLINAQPQIALNLGTGTPQDAAAWVKYVDQHWGDHKGGLLWELGNELWGDFQVGYPSLERVAQKTLATSQAVRKVDPTSRLIATGADEDHFHDWNAAQLSNPVGTFDLLSTHFVVNDSVQMPDSTAQFRAMASLALPIGLEERMHAIHAQIQQSPHRDHVNTAFTEWLMISDSHTGLHFTNMGGALFAGGFLNMIIRNSKIVPISDMTGIMEFGGIWSKRGQVYGAPAYWVLREYANAEPRTLLRVQSNSPVYSVAHGVNRLPDISDVPYLDVDAAESAGGRSLVLFCVNRDLTQALTANFDFASLGVKGRVAKVTTIAADNILAENNEENPNKVKPLVDTEEVHGAFTHKFPSASVTIIEISLQ; via the coding sequence ATGAGTCGCATATCAGCTTTTACCAAGTCCTTTCTGCAGGTTGCCTCGGTCACCGCGCTTACGTGGATGGCCACATATCCTCTTTCGGCTCAGATCACCAATAACGCTGCCGTCACCGACACGCCCATTGAAGTGCACATCCTGCGGACGGAGGCTCCTGAAGCGATTCCGACCTCGGTCTTCGGCAGCTTTTTGGAGCCTATCGGCAAGTCGACGTATGGGGGGCTCTGGGCCGATGCGCTGGAGAACCCAAGCTTCGAAGATGGTTTATGGAGTGCTGGGAACATTGCCGGGATGCTGCATGCGCGTCCTGAGTTGCGGCGGGCATCGCAACTGGGAATTCCTCTGCCGTGGGAGCCGCTCGACCAGGCGCAGGGAAATCGTTATCAGCCGGTATGGGGAGACGCGGCGAACTCCACGCGCTCGCTGCTGGTTATGTCGCTACCCGGCAAGGAGGTGGGCATTCGCCAGATGGTCTACCTGCCGGTTCATCGCGAACTCACTTACACAGGCAGTATCTGGTTGAAGCACATTGAAGGCCCAGCCGATGTCACCGTTTCACTGCGCACGCATGATCAGAAGGACAGTATTCTAGTCGCGCAGAGTCTCAATGCAGCGGCAACCGCGTGGACAAAGTTCACCTTTACGCTCGTGCTCAAGCCAGGACAGGTCGCCCCGCTTGCTCCCGTGGACTTCGTGCTCGCGCTTAAGAACGATGCGCGCGTCGAGGTGGATCAGGCATCGCTGATGCCGGCTGACAACATCGACGGCATGGATCCCGACGTTATTGCGATGGCCCGTGATCTGCATTCGCCCTTGATTCGGTTTGGCGGCAATTTTACCTCTGCCTATGACTGGAAGGACGGTATCGGCCCCCGAGATAAGCGTGTCGGCAAGCTGAATGTCTCGTGGGGCATTCCGGAGTACAACACCTTTGGCACCGACGAGTTCCTTGAGTTTTGCAAACTCATCAACGCTCAGCCGCAGATCGCATTGAACCTAGGCACTGGTACGCCGCAAGATGCTGCGGCGTGGGTGAAGTATGTCGATCAGCACTGGGGCGACCATAAAGGTGGCCTGCTATGGGAGTTGGGTAATGAGCTATGGGGTGACTTTCAGGTGGGGTACCCGAGCCTGGAGCGTGTAGCTCAGAAGACGCTTGCTACCAGCCAGGCCGTGCGCAAGGTCGATCCAACGTCGCGCTTAATTGCCACCGGTGCGGATGAAGATCACTTCCATGACTGGAACGCCGCACAGTTGTCCAATCCTGTGGGGACGTTCGACCTTCTCTCTACTCACTTTGTGGTCAACGATAGTGTGCAAATGCCTGATTCCACAGCGCAGTTTCGTGCGATGGCGAGTCTCGCGCTGCCCATCGGGCTGGAAGAGCGGATGCACGCTATTCACGCGCAGATCCAGCAGAGCCCGCATCGCGATCATGTGAACACGGCCTTTACGGAGTGGCTTATGATCTCCGATTCTCATACCGGGTTGCACTTTACCAATATGGGCGGAGCACTCTTCGCTGGCGGATTTCTGAACATGATTATCCGCAACTCGAAGATCGTTCCCATCTCTGATATGACCGGGATCATGGAGTTCGGCGGGATATGGAGCAAGCGAGGCCAGGTCTACGGAGCGCCTGCGTACTGGGTCCTTCGCGAGTATGCGAATGCAGAGCCGCGCACGCTGCTTCGCGTGCAATCGAACTCGCCGGTTTATTCAGTCGCTCATGGTGTGAACCGCCTGCCTGACATTTCGGACGTTCCTTATCTGGATGTCGACGCTGCCGAGTCTGCGGGTGGAAGGTCTCTGGTGCTCTTCTGTGTGAACCGTGATCTGACGCAGGCGCTGACAGCCAACTTCGACTTCGCCAGTCTTGGGGTGAAGGGAAGAGTTGCCAAGGTGACAACGATAGCCGCTGACAATATCCTTGCCGAAAACAATGAGGAGAACCCTAATAAGGTGAAGCCACTGGTAGACACGGAAGAGGTACATGGAGCCTTTACGCACAAGTTTCCCAGTGCGAGCGTGACGATTATCGAGATTTCTCTTCAATAG
- a CDS encoding tetratricopeptide repeat protein: MKSFFPFRFVVLLLVGMGTGYFGSSSFAAAQQANNTLSTSNQADALVAQALHSLQQGDQSTAQQLLLQAIAISPTNASTNNALGKLYSEEHRYPEAMERFEAVLAINLRDADARRGELSAAVALALQVRAASPEAALACLQHARENLPDDPTLLIDLGIQAQGMNQLVLANESLSAALKVKPDDLTTLYALARVETDQMHSELAEKHFREYLAARPDDATAHYGLGHLLQMQLKTAEATKEFKRSIELQPVQTESYYALGQIALDTQHDAEAEPLFHKTLARDPNHGGALTGMGILSYRAKNYAEAEGYLAKAIVSAPNYQPARYYYSLALAHVGKKAEAEQQLKIAASLQQKRAIPITPGTQ; this comes from the coding sequence ATGAAATCCTTCTTCCCATTTCGTTTCGTTGTCTTGCTGCTGGTTGGTATGGGCACAGGCTATTTCGGTTCGTCGTCTTTTGCAGCAGCGCAACAGGCGAACAACACTTTATCCACTTCCAATCAGGCGGACGCGCTCGTGGCCCAGGCATTGCACAGTCTTCAGCAAGGGGATCAAAGCACTGCACAGCAGCTTCTGCTGCAAGCCATCGCGATCAGTCCTACGAATGCCAGCACCAATAATGCGCTTGGCAAACTGTATTCTGAAGAACATCGCTATCCGGAGGCGATGGAGCGATTCGAAGCCGTGCTGGCGATCAATCTGCGCGATGCCGATGCCCGCCGCGGCGAGCTTTCGGCTGCCGTGGCGCTTGCGCTGCAGGTCCGCGCTGCGAGTCCTGAAGCTGCGCTCGCGTGTTTGCAGCATGCCCGTGAAAATCTACCCGATGATCCCACGCTCCTCATAGACCTGGGCATTCAGGCACAGGGGATGAACCAGTTGGTGCTGGCCAATGAGTCCCTGAGTGCTGCGCTTAAGGTCAAGCCCGACGATCTCACTACGCTTTATGCTTTAGCGCGTGTGGAGACGGACCAGATGCATTCGGAGTTGGCGGAGAAGCACTTCCGGGAGTATCTGGCCGCACGTCCGGACGATGCCACGGCCCATTATGGGCTTGGACATCTGCTTCAGATGCAGCTTAAGACTGCAGAGGCGACGAAGGAGTTCAAGCGCTCGATTGAGTTGCAGCCGGTACAGACGGAGTCTTATTACGCACTTGGCCAGATTGCGCTGGATACACAGCACGATGCCGAGGCGGAGCCGCTCTTTCACAAGACGCTGGCTCGCGATCCAAACCATGGCGGAGCGCTTACCGGAATGGGAATCCTCTCTTATCGTGCGAAGAATTATGCCGAAGCAGAAGGGTATCTTGCAAAAGCCATCGTCAGCGCACCTAATTATCAGCCGGCTCGTTACTACTACAGCCTCGCGCTTGCCCATGTGGGGAAAAAAGCAGAGGCCGAACAGCAATTGAAGATCGCTGCAAGTCTGCAACAAAAGCGTGCTATTCCGATAACGCCAGGTACGCAGTAG
- a CDS encoding TonB-dependent receptor encodes MSKIFQFKRAFLGCAAVVAMTVLAANPGMAQTNEGQLSGNVLDSTGAQVVNAEITAKNDATGSTYSIKSTSSGSYRFPSITLGQYTVTATASGFSPSVNTGVVVRVGSVTALDIHLAVGAATDTITVAANASMVETQSSDVGGTVSTRQIIDLPLALGGVGALRSPEAFVFLIPGTAGPGTGNSANGIFISKIGGGQNFGNEVLLDGASQTRSENGSSFDEEAPSVEAISEFKVTTNTPSAEFGRTSGGIENFVTKSGTNSYHGSVFDIFRNEDLNANNWFNNGYKAFYQSQGNPVEATYNRGNDKQNDYGGSMGGPIVIPHLYNGHDKSFFFFSWEQYRHTLGGPIPSTVPTTAERGGDFSDQLGSVKLDNNGNPILNPCDGSPMYNGEIFDPNTTQTVNNVPCRLPFKSGNGQLNIIPQGRIDPVSQNILAYYPTPTSPGIANNYTLNTSSPLTNTTYTVRVDHSIGSNDKFFGSYSTRENFRFSPQNFQLPAPVTPNVQTQDFITHFGRGGWDHIFTANLLNHLNVGYNRSNSINGAIENQPAYSKTDYGKQLGIPNVFRGFPVMNVSGYVSLSRNQDDDNIDNGLRFNDSVNWQKGRNSFKFGVDYRYQQYSNIAHDSENGYFNFNGNQTKAAKLSPYQDGTGLGGASFLLGLFDSAGATIVTHQPRWLSSYSAAFAQDDFKASNDLVLNIGIRYSIDQPRKEATNRTSNFSPTAIDPHSGLPGALVFGTNCGGCNTRWADTWYKDIAPRIGFAYSPTRWNGKLAVRGGFATLYAPLQYSDFGGSEIAGYSLPLQQNSDGFTDSYRIDNGLNPYTIAPNLDPGLFSNGNSAAPQNFSNYIKPSYGRPAQVNQWNLQVQQELAKDLIMTIGYIGSSASHLKSGIENVNNISPSAFGLGDILNRSFATSAPAQQTKVPYATFNTAANYFQAIRPFPQYDYIATDCCLQNVGHSSYDALIATVERRFSHGLSLQASYTWSKSITNADSALPGTNAGVNQEQDPSNPKSIKALSVQDIPHTFVVSYIYQLPFGKGQHFLGSTNGFVRAAISGFEIGAVQRYMSGQPTSFGCADGIPGYQNCIAFSRVTGSSLASPARKGHIDPFRKLRANYPNIGSDPNVDSEFNGLTNTGNAAYSQFQTAPAIYSQNQSNNRLTRAVQAGTCATCDNGNFEFGDIPRVTGELRNYKYLNEDFSFLKKTPITEGTLLILKVELLNAFNRHTFSTPDTQPYDYTFGVPTGTINGPRQMQLTARFQF; translated from the coding sequence GTGAGCAAAATTTTTCAATTCAAACGAGCATTTCTTGGGTGTGCTGCCGTCGTAGCGATGACCGTACTCGCTGCAAATCCTGGTATGGCCCAGACGAACGAAGGTCAACTGTCAGGAAACGTTCTGGATAGCACAGGCGCGCAGGTCGTGAACGCGGAGATTACCGCCAAGAATGATGCGACCGGTTCGACCTACAGCATTAAGTCAACCAGCAGCGGAAGCTATCGCTTTCCCTCCATCACCCTCGGCCAGTACACGGTGACGGCGACGGCATCCGGTTTCAGTCCGTCAGTCAATACTGGCGTAGTGGTTCGAGTGGGTAGCGTTACCGCACTCGACATTCATCTCGCTGTTGGAGCGGCGACCGACACGATTACCGTTGCGGCGAATGCGTCCATGGTCGAAACGCAGTCTTCCGATGTTGGCGGCACGGTTTCGACGAGGCAGATTATCGATCTGCCGCTGGCACTTGGCGGAGTCGGTGCGCTGCGGTCTCCTGAAGCGTTCGTCTTCCTGATCCCCGGCACGGCTGGGCCTGGCACCGGCAACAGTGCGAACGGCATCTTTATCTCGAAGATTGGCGGCGGCCAGAACTTTGGCAATGAGGTCTTGCTTGACGGCGCTTCGCAGACGCGTTCGGAAAATGGCTCCTCCTTCGATGAGGAAGCCCCCTCGGTGGAAGCGATCTCTGAGTTCAAGGTGACGACGAACACTCCCTCCGCGGAGTTTGGCCGCACCTCGGGCGGTATCGAAAACTTCGTTACCAAGAGCGGAACCAATAGCTATCATGGCAGCGTGTTCGACATCTTCCGCAATGAAGACCTCAATGCGAACAACTGGTTTAACAATGGCTACAAGGCGTTTTACCAGAGCCAGGGGAACCCGGTCGAAGCCACGTACAACCGTGGAAACGATAAGCAGAACGACTATGGCGGAAGTATGGGCGGACCGATCGTCATTCCGCACCTCTATAACGGGCACGACAAGAGCTTCTTCTTCTTCTCGTGGGAGCAATACCGGCATACGCTGGGCGGACCCATTCCAAGCACGGTTCCAACTACGGCCGAGCGTGGCGGCGATTTCAGCGATCAGCTAGGTTCGGTGAAGCTGGACAACAACGGCAACCCGATCCTCAATCCGTGCGATGGCAGCCCCATGTATAACGGGGAGATCTTCGATCCGAATACCACGCAAACCGTCAACAATGTTCCGTGCCGGTTGCCGTTCAAGAGCGGTAACGGACAGCTCAATATCATTCCGCAGGGGCGTATCGATCCAGTCTCTCAGAACATCCTGGCGTATTATCCGACGCCGACCTCGCCGGGCATCGCGAACAACTACACGCTCAACACCTCGTCTCCTTTGACGAACACCACGTATACGGTTCGCGTCGATCATTCCATCGGATCGAACGATAAGTTCTTCGGCTCGTACAGCACGCGCGAAAACTTTCGCTTCAGCCCACAGAACTTCCAACTGCCTGCACCAGTTACGCCGAACGTTCAGACGCAGGACTTCATTACTCACTTTGGCCGCGGCGGTTGGGACCATATCTTCACGGCGAATCTGCTCAACCACTTGAACGTGGGCTACAACCGTTCCAACTCGATCAATGGAGCGATCGAAAATCAACCGGCGTACTCAAAGACCGATTACGGCAAACAGCTCGGTATTCCCAACGTCTTTCGTGGCTTCCCAGTCATGAATGTCAGCGGCTATGTCTCGCTGAGCCGCAACCAGGATGACGACAATATCGACAACGGCCTTCGCTTCAACGACTCTGTGAACTGGCAGAAGGGGCGTAACAGCTTCAAGTTCGGCGTCGACTACCGTTATCAGCAGTACTCGAATATTGCGCACGACTCGGAGAATGGCTACTTCAACTTCAACGGCAACCAGACGAAGGCAGCCAAGCTAAGCCCCTACCAGGATGGAACTGGTTTGGGAGGAGCGAGCTTCCTGCTGGGACTGTTTGACTCGGCAGGTGCAACCATCGTGACGCATCAGCCGCGCTGGCTGTCGAGCTACTCGGCTGCCTTTGCCCAGGACGACTTCAAGGCATCCAACGACCTTGTCCTGAACATCGGCATTCGTTACAGCATCGACCAGCCACGTAAAGAAGCGACCAATAGGACTTCGAACTTCAGCCCGACGGCGATCGATCCGCATAGCGGTTTGCCTGGCGCGCTGGTGTTCGGAACGAACTGCGGCGGCTGCAATACGCGCTGGGCTGATACCTGGTACAAAGATATCGCTCCGCGCATCGGCTTCGCGTACTCGCCTACCAGATGGAATGGTAAGCTTGCGGTTCGCGGCGGCTTTGCAACCCTGTATGCGCCGCTTCAATACAGCGACTTCGGCGGTTCTGAGATTGCAGGCTACTCGCTTCCCCTTCAGCAGAACAGCGATGGCTTCACCGATTCCTACCGTATCGACAACGGGCTCAATCCGTATACGATTGCGCCGAACCTCGATCCGGGTCTGTTCAGCAATGGGAACTCGGCGGCTCCGCAAAACTTCAGCAACTATATTAAGCCGTCGTACGGTCGTCCCGCCCAGGTCAACCAGTGGAACCTCCAGGTGCAACAGGAGCTTGCCAAGGACCTGATCATGACGATTGGCTATATTGGCTCGTCAGCCTCGCACCTCAAGTCGGGCATCGAGAACGTCAACAATATCTCGCCATCGGCCTTCGGGCTTGGTGACATTCTCAACCGTAGCTTTGCAACCAGTGCTCCGGCGCAGCAAACCAAAGTTCCGTATGCGACCTTCAACACGGCGGCGAACTACTTCCAGGCAATTCGGCCGTTCCCGCAGTATGACTATATTGCGACAGACTGCTGCCTGCAGAATGTCGGGCACTCTTCCTACGACGCTCTGATCGCAACCGTTGAGCGGCGCTTCTCGCATGGTCTCAGCCTGCAGGCTTCCTATACCTGGTCGAAGTCGATCACCAACGCCGATTCCGCACTGCCGGGAACGAACGCTGGCGTCAACCAGGAGCAGGATCCTTCCAATCCGAAGAGCATCAAGGCGCTGTCTGTTCAGGACATCCCGCACACGTTCGTGGTCAGCTACATCTACCAGTTGCCGTTCGGGAAGGGACAACACTTCCTGGGTTCGACGAACGGATTTGTACGGGCGGCGATCAGTGGATTTGAGATTGGAGCCGTGCAGCGCTATATGTCGGGTCAGCCAACGTCGTTTGGTTGCGCCGATGGTATTCCTGGCTATCAAAACTGCATTGCGTTCTCTCGTGTTACGGGTTCGAGCCTCGCGAGTCCCGCACGTAAGGGACACATCGATCCGTTTCGCAAGCTACGGGCAAATTATCCAAACATAGGTTCTGATCCGAACGTGGATAGCGAATTCAACGGTCTGACGAATACCGGCAATGCCGCCTATTCGCAGTTCCAGACGGCGCCGGCCATTTATAGCCAGAACCAAAGCAACAATCGTCTTACCCGCGCGGTACAGGCTGGAACCTGTGCGACGTGCGATAACGGCAACTTCGAGTTCGGAGACATTCCGCGTGTCACCGGCGAGCTTCGAAACTACAAGTACCTCAACGAAGACTTCAGCTTCCTGAAGAAAACACCCATTACCGAAGGCACGCTGCTGATCTTGAAGGTAGAACTTCTCAACGCCTTCAACCGGCACACCTTCAGCACTCCGGACACTCAGCCCTATGACTACACCTTCGGCGTGCCGACAGGGACGATCAACGGCCCACGCCAGATGCAGCTTACGGCGCGGTTCCAGTTCTAA
- a CDS encoding lipopolysaccharide assembly protein LapB, with product MSLSAQSVPQGKFPTLPDTTLHSDIPAIGDACASLQKQSEQFISLGSYSVAAGVLQKSLSVCSNRKEVLLELAKAQLLSQQTDAALASLHLLLADDPGNVQAFITQGQALYFDNKDSDAESSLMHAAHLAPKDAEPHYWLGRIYYMDFRLQEATAQFQEALKLNPDTYKAYDGLALCYENKGDISLTVKTYMDGIALVYKNHPHYDVIYADLAEFLLRYDDNQKAFTAAAEAVTRNPREPRNFFLAGKAAEQEAKYDVSIRWLTKAAEMDLTYPDPHYLLARIYKRIGNMKAAADESTKFQILSARAPQLRR from the coding sequence TTGTCTTTATCAGCACAATCTGTGCCACAAGGAAAATTTCCAACACTCCCTGATACAACGCTCCATTCAGATATTCCAGCAATAGGCGATGCTTGTGCTTCTTTGCAGAAACAAAGTGAGCAATTCATCTCACTAGGGAGCTATTCAGTAGCCGCAGGAGTATTACAAAAATCTCTCTCTGTCTGTTCCAACCGTAAAGAGGTATTGCTTGAACTTGCGAAAGCGCAGCTGCTCTCGCAGCAAACTGATGCCGCATTAGCTTCACTTCATCTCTTGCTTGCCGATGATCCTGGCAATGTTCAGGCATTCATTACCCAAGGGCAGGCTCTTTATTTTGATAATAAAGATTCTGATGCAGAGTCTTCCCTAATGCATGCTGCCCATCTTGCGCCAAAAGACGCAGAGCCACATTATTGGCTAGGCAGAATCTACTATATGGATTTCCGTCTTCAGGAAGCGACGGCGCAATTTCAAGAAGCGTTGAAGTTGAACCCCGATACCTACAAAGCTTATGACGGTCTCGCCTTATGCTACGAAAATAAAGGCGACATAAGTTTGACTGTTAAAACTTATATGGATGGAATTGCTCTCGTCTATAAGAATCATCCCCATTATGATGTGATCTATGCTGACCTTGCCGAATTTCTTTTAAGATACGACGATAATCAGAAGGCTTTTACCGCGGCTGCTGAAGCAGTAACGAGAAATCCACGTGAACCGAGAAACTTCTTTTTGGCAGGAAAGGCTGCCGAGCAAGAAGCAAAGTACGATGTCAGCATACGATGGTTGACGAAAGCAGCGGAGATGGATCTGACCTATCCAGATCCGCATTATCTGTTGGCTCGAATCTATAAAAGGATCGGAAACATGAAGGCCGCTGCGGACGAAAGCACTAAATTTCAGATACTGTCAGCAAGAGCACCTCAGCTGCGCAGGTAA